ACCTGGTCACCCTGAGCGAGTGAGGAGGCGGACATGTCCTATACCGGCGTAACGCCTACCGCGCGCAGTCGTGCCATGGTCCGCGAGGCCCGGCACCTGCTGTTCACCGTGGCTCCCGGCGCCACCTGGATCGTGGTCTTCCTGGTGCTGCCCAGCGCCTACCTGATGGGCGTGGCCTTCATGAGCAACGGGCCCTACGGGCTGCCGGAGATGCCGCTGTCGCTGGAGTCCTTCAAGCGCCTGGCCGGCTTCGGCTTCCTGGGCTGGAGCCCGGGCAACCTCTATACCCTGATCCGCTCGCTGTGGCAGACCCTGGTCTCCACCGGGCTGGTGGTGCTGGTGGCCTATCCGATCGCCTACTACATCACCACCTGCCGCGAGAGGTGGCGGCCGATCATGCTGCTGCTGGTGGTGGTGCCGTCCTGGACCAACCAGGTCATCCGCACCTTCGGCTGGATGAACCTGCTGGCCCCGGGCACGCCGCTGTCCGGCCTTGCCGAGAGCCTCGGGCTGATCGCCCCCAACATGGGCCTCTATCCCTCCAACTTCGCGGTCACCCTGGGGCTGGTCTACAACTTCCTGCCGTTCATGGTGCTGCCGCTGTATGCGGCCTTCGAGAAGCTCGACACCGCCCAGGTGGAGGCCGCCCAGGACCTCTATGCCTCGCCGGTCCGGGCCTTCTGGCACGCGGTCTTTCCCCAGACCCTGCCGGGCCTGCTGGCGGGCATCGTGCTGGTGGCCATTCCGGCCTTCGGCATGTACGTGATCCCGGAACTGCTCGGCGGCGGCAAGGGCATGATGCTCGGCAACCTGGTGGCCACGCAGTTTTCCGGCGGCGCCAACTGGCCGCTGGGCGCGGCCGGCGCGATCCTGATGCTGATCGCCACCTTCGTGGGGCTGTTCGCCATGCGTCGCATCGGCAAGCGCCTGGGTGGCGGCGAGGAGGTGGTGATATGAGAAAGCGGACCCTGCAACGCGGCCTGACCGGCTTCTGGTGGCTGACCGTCGCCTTCCTCTACCTGCCGCTGGCGGTGGTGGTGCTGTTCTCCTTCAACGCCTCCAACAGCGCGGCCAGTTTCTCCGGCCTCTCCTTCCGCTGGTACCGGCGGCTGATGGGCAACGAGGAGATCCTCTCGGCCTTCGCCAACAGCATGGTGCTGGCCATCACCTCCTCGGTGATCGCACTGGCCATCGGCTGCCTGATCGGCTATGGCATGTACCGGCACCGGCATCGCAAGCTCGGCTGGCTGATCGTGTTGATCTACCTGCCGATCGTGCTGCCCGACATCGTCTTCGGCATCTCCGAGATGGCCTTCTTCGTGCAGATCCACGACTGGACCGGTCTGCTGCAGCCGGGGCTCGGCACCATGATCATCGCCCACGTGACTTTCCAGATCCCCTTCGTGGCGCTGATCGTCTACTCGCGCTTCGTGGGCCTGGACCCGACGCTGTTCGAGGCCGCCAAGGACCTATATGCGACGCCGGTCAAGCGGGTGGTGCACTTCATGCTGCCGACCATCAAGCCCGCGTTGATTTCGGCGTTCTTCCTCTCCTTTACCCTGTCGGTGGATGACTTCGTCATCAGCTTCTTCACCTCGGGACCGGAGAGCGCGACCCTGCCGATCTATATCTGGGGCGCCATCAAGAAGGGGGTCTCCCCGGAGATCAACGCCATCGCCGCGCTGATGATCGGCGCCGTGGCCGTCGCCGCCATCCTGAGTCTCACCTTCAGTCGTCGCCGGCAGGCCTGACCGGCATCATCATCCCCAAGGGAAACGAGGAGAGCACCATGAAAATCAACAAGATCGCACTGGCCCTGTCGCTGGGCGGGCTGGCCCTGGCCGGCCAGGCCCAGGCCCAGGAGGGCAAGCTCTACCTGTTCAACTGGACCGAGTACATGGACCCCGCCATCATCGAGGCCTTCGAGGCGGAGTACGACGTCGAGGTGGTGCAGAACTACTTCAATTCGCTGCCCGAGATGTTCGCCAAGCTCAACGCCGGGGGCGTCTCCCAGTACGACATCATCGTGCCGTCCAACTACTACATCCCGCGGCTGATCGAGACCGGCCTGGTCCAGCCCCTCGACAAGTCCAGGCTCGACAACCTCGGCAACGTCATGGAGCAGTTCCAGGACCCGAGCTACGACCCCGGCGGCCAGTACAGTGCGCCCTACCAGTGGGGTACCACGGGCATCATCTACAATGCCGAGACCTTCCCCGACGCGCCCAAGAGCTGGTCCCTGCTGTTCGACCCCGAGGTCAACCCGCAGCATCCCTTCGCGCTGATGGGCGATGGCCAGGTGACCATGGGCGGGGCCTGCGCCTTCCTCGGCCACGGCTACGACTGCACCGGCATGGACGCCTGGAAGGAGGCCGCCCGGCTGTTGATCGAGACCAAGAACCGCGACACCTTCAGCGGCTTCTCCGACGGCACCCCGGCGCTGCAGCAACTGGCCCGCGGCGTGACCCATGCCGGCCTGTCCTACAACGGCGACTTCCTCTACTTCAAGGAGGAGAACCCGGATTCCTTCGCCAACCTGGCGTTCATGATTCCCGACGAGGGGGCCGAGAAGTGGGTGGATGCCATGATGATCCCCGCCGAGGCGCCCAATCCCGACCTGGCCCACAAGTTCATCGACTTCATCCTGGATGCCGAGATCGGCGCCCAGCTCTCCAACTACAACTACTACGCCAGTCCCAATGCCGCGGCCGTGCCGCATCTCGACGAGGTGCTGACCCAACCGCCGGTGCAGCCCAGTGATGCCGACATGGAGCGACTGCGCTTCACGCCCAGCCTGGAAGGCCAGCAGCTGCAGACCTTCCAGCAGCTGTGGGCCGAGGTCCAGGCGCGGTGAGACGACGGGCCCCGGTCCGTGCCGGGGCCCCATCCCCAGAGCGAAGGAATATTTCATGAGTAACCGCCAGGAGCAGCCGCTCTTCAACGACTGGTTCCAGACACGCGGCATCACCGAGGTCGAGTGCCTGGTCACCGATCTCACCGGCATCCTCAAGGGCAAGATCATGCCCGCGAGCAAGTACCTCGGCGGCGGGCGTCCCCGGCTGCCGGACTCGATCTTCATCCAGACCGTCACCGGTGGCTATCCCGACGACGAGGACATCCACTTCTGGAACCCCGCCGAGCGCGACATGGAACTGGTGCCGGACCCGGGGGCCATCTACCTGGTGCCCTGGGCGGAGGATCCCACCGCCCAGATCATCCACGACTGCCACTACCTGACCGGCGAGCCGGTCGAGCTGGCCCCGCGCTACGTGCTCAAGCGAGTGCTGGCGCTCTACGAGGCGCGCGGCTGGAAGCCGGTGGTGGCCCCCGAGGTCGAGTTCTTCCTGGTCAAGACCAACACCGACTCGGACTATCCCCTGGAGCCACCGATCGGCCGCACCGGCCGTCAGGAGAGCAGCCGACAGTCGTTCTCCATCGACGCGGTCAACGAGTTCGATCCGCTGTTCGAGGAGATGTACGACTACTGCGAGGCCATGAACCTGGACCTGGACACCCTGATCCACGAGGAAGGCGCCGGCCAGATGGAGGTCAA
The Halomonas sp. M4R1S46 DNA segment above includes these coding regions:
- a CDS encoding ABC transporter permease gives rise to the protein MSYTGVTPTARSRAMVREARHLLFTVAPGATWIVVFLVLPSAYLMGVAFMSNGPYGLPEMPLSLESFKRLAGFGFLGWSPGNLYTLIRSLWQTLVSTGLVVLVAYPIAYYITTCRERWRPIMLLLVVVPSWTNQVIRTFGWMNLLAPGTPLSGLAESLGLIAPNMGLYPSNFAVTLGLVYNFLPFMVLPLYAAFEKLDTAQVEAAQDLYASPVRAFWHAVFPQTLPGLLAGIVLVAIPAFGMYVIPELLGGGKGMMLGNLVATQFSGGANWPLGAAGAILMLIATFVGLFAMRRIGKRLGGGEEVVI
- a CDS encoding ABC transporter substrate-binding protein, translating into MKINKIALALSLGGLALAGQAQAQEGKLYLFNWTEYMDPAIIEAFEAEYDVEVVQNYFNSLPEMFAKLNAGGVSQYDIIVPSNYYIPRLIETGLVQPLDKSRLDNLGNVMEQFQDPSYDPGGQYSAPYQWGTTGIIYNAETFPDAPKSWSLLFDPEVNPQHPFALMGDGQVTMGGACAFLGHGYDCTGMDAWKEAARLLIETKNRDTFSGFSDGTPALQQLARGVTHAGLSYNGDFLYFKEENPDSFANLAFMIPDEGAEKWVDAMMIPAEAPNPDLAHKFIDFILDAEIGAQLSNYNYYASPNAAAVPHLDEVLTQPPVQPSDADMERLRFTPSLEGQQLQTFQQLWAEVQAR
- a CDS encoding ABC transporter permease, encoding MRKRTLQRGLTGFWWLTVAFLYLPLAVVVLFSFNASNSAASFSGLSFRWYRRLMGNEEILSAFANSMVLAITSSVIALAIGCLIGYGMYRHRHRKLGWLIVLIYLPIVLPDIVFGISEMAFFVQIHDWTGLLQPGLGTMIIAHVTFQIPFVALIVYSRFVGLDPTLFEAAKDLYATPVKRVVHFMLPTIKPALISAFFLSFTLSVDDFVISFFTSGPESATLPIYIWGAIKKGVSPEINAIAALMIGAVAVAAILSLTFSRRRQA